A portion of the Oncorhynchus gorbuscha isolate QuinsamMale2020 ecotype Even-year linkage group LG07, OgorEven_v1.0, whole genome shotgun sequence genome contains these proteins:
- the LOC124040107 gene encoding integrin beta-4-like isoform X2, producing MGRWTLNLLAGVVLLAVLTASCYAEKVNHCLATRASTCSECIQSGKGCAYCPDEIFDGPRCDLHDNIISRGCNSAVTAKSSMSMERNEQIDMLLKQSQVAPQEMSMTLLPGEEREIEMEVFEPAKGPLDLYILMDFSNSMEDDLDNLKRMGAELAALVGKLSDDYTIGFGKFVDKVVEPQTDMRPSKLAKPWPNSDPPFSFRHVITLTPDLRSFTEKLQKERISGNLDAPEGGFDAILQAAVCGEKIGWRSHATHLLVFSTESAFHYEADGANVLAGIMPRNDEQCHLDPEGKYTEDTRQDYPSVPTLVRLLGKHNIIPIFAITNHSFTYYQKLYEYFPIAELGLLQEDSANILNILEKAFENIRSKISIRAEDRPKAIEAQVLSYSGSVAQAGTFKVKPGQIGKFKVRVKASEMVGEQHVCSLEQGDKKGKMRVKPTTFSTALNINAEVLCKTCDCEKTPTKNAVRCTGHGDLVCGKCRCYGGWLGPFCNCSTSASPVAGSSCLGPDAGEPCSGRGDCLCGTCVCYNTDQYEGPLCQFDKSQCQRYGGFLCNDRGRCFMGQCACAEGWEGPACECPMSNQTCLDTKGGVCNGRGVCKCGRCECQDSGLAMTPTCEANFQAQLGMCEDKRSCVQCQAWKTGEKKASDQCDQCQFKVVMVDELKENKEVIEACSFRDEDDDCTYHYTVDYPEEQTDKELEVQVLKKKDCPPAGFLWLIPLIMFLMLLLGLLLLCCWKYCACCKACLALLPCCGRGRMVGFKEDQYMLRQSLLTSDHLDTPLVRTGPPKSTDVVRWKITDNVHRSPNHPLAQVQPNPKETIQFPLSLRLNRLFTEGLSHPDARDTEMLRREVDDNLNEVYKHVPGAQRVQNTKFRLQRNAGKRKDHTIVDTVVSAPRSSYPDIVKLTEKNVQSGNFQDLKVVPGYYTVATDREAAGAVEFQEGVETVDVRVPLFIKEDDDDKKQLQVEALDVPLGIAEIGKRFVNITIIKEHAKSIMSFLQPSYTYSRQDRVANIPISREIIEDGHTQVTYRTRDLTAKDKKDYVTVDGELSYGPGETQQTVPVRLLELGEGDGLLKDTQVKQFVMDLSNPRQGAKLGRYPRTTVTITDQPEPSVMMFMKSTQNFSTADPTYSVPVVRTRNQEGPATVHWKTRNAKRFELSGPLKFSPGETEKNIVIDPRPHPGPVKPEIFQLELFDPSTNAAVGERKTTMVTITDGALPEIAQKQQQGKDFINRTAMSPGGRLFSPTNVKAKATGPRNIRLNWDALGSTLGYKVKYWIYGDPETDGQVIDVKTTHAELTNLYPFCDYEMKVCGYNALGNGNYSDMVPCQTLEDVPSEPGRLAFNVISPTVTQVSWAEPAETNGVITNYEVLYTPINDNTKPMGVAKKVKIDNPKKRMLLIENLQSAQTYCYKVRAKNSVGWGPFREATINLASQPVRPMSIPIIPDIPIVDAEAGDEYDGYLMYSSEVLRSPTGSKRPSVSDEDQMNGRWEQNFLFPGGNNSMSRSANMSSSSYSQLSPMSTLSSNHRGGAGGSMTTESSTTYLSGQGGNSLSRTQVIGGGTRTENVVMRKRSENRGYYEYDDNIRDSIVIGDLSSGLSGYTDGKSTYGFSPTQTQYSYSMSQVLRGRTQSEDVNDALLNLDRVLQDSRLASGVPDTPTRLVFSALGPTALKVSWQEPHCDRDVLGYCVLYQLLNGGDMKRIDVSSPAENSVVVQDLLPNHSYLFKVKAQSLEGWGPEREGVITIESAVNPNSPLSPMPGSPFTLSTPSAPGPLVFTALSPEALQLSWDKPRKPNGDILGYVVTCEQLHGGGDMRSFQVSGNNAETSLTVPDLSENMPYKFKVQARTTQGFGPEREGIITIESQDGGSTSQIGGIGGMSQLGGLGGMSQIEGLGGMSQQGGLGGMSQIQGLGGMSQQGGLGGMSQQGGLGGMSQLGGLGGMSQIQGLGGMSQYSSQSLTKRDVFQLPTEVSTHSNVTHTMINDPYFSGDGMMMTSQHTETSGMVTRHVTKEVVQRSMQVAGSSSVTKKVERSFYEA from the exons atggggagatggacaTTAAATCTCTTGGCGGGGGTTGTACTTCTTGCTGTCCTCACAGCCAGTTGCTACGCTGAAAAAG TGAATCACTGTCTGGCTACGAGGGCTAGCACCTGTTCAGAATGTATTCAGTCAGGGAAGGGCTGTGCCTACTGTCCAGATGAG ATCTTTGATGGTCCCCGCTGCGACCTTCATGACAACATCATAAGCCGCGGCTGTAATAGCGCGGTGACAGCCAAAAGCAGCATGTCGATGGAAAGA AACGAGCAGATCGACATGCTGTTGAAGCAGTCCCAGGTAGCTCCTCAGGAGATGTCTATGACTCTGCtgccaggggaggagagggagatcgAGATGGAGGTGTTTGAACCAGCTAAAGGACCTCTGGACCTCTACATTCTTATGGATTTCTCCAACTCCATGGAGGACGACCTGGACAACCTCAAGAGAATGGGTGCTGAGCTGG CTGCGTTGGTAGGGAAGCTGTCTGATGATTACACCATCGGTTTCGGCAAGTTTGTGGACAAAGTGGTGGAGCCTCAGACAGACATGAGACCATCCAA aCTTGCCAAGCCTTGGCCCAACAGCGACCCTCCCTTCTCGTTCCGTCATGTGAtcactctgacccctgacctgcgGTCCTTCACCGAGAAGCTGCAGAAAGAGAGGATCTCAGGGAACCTGGACGCTCCAGAGGGGGGCTTCGACGCCATACTGCAGGCTGCAGTCTGCGGG gAAAAGATCGGCTGGCGTAGCCATGCCACCCACCTCCTGGTCTTCTCCACCGAGTCGGCCTTCCACTACGAGGCGGACGGTGCCAACGTGCTGGCGGGCATCATGCCACGCAACGACGAGCAGTGCCACCTGGACCCCGAGGGGAAATACACAGAGGACACCAGGCAGGACTACCCCTCTGTGCCCACCCTGGTCCGCCTGCTGGGCAAACACAACATTATCCCCATCTTTGCCATCACAAACCACTCCTTTACCTATTATCAG AAGCTTTATGAGTATTTCCCCATCGCTGAGTTGGGTCTGCTACAGGAAGACTCTGCTAACATCCTCAATATCCTGGAGAAAGCCTTTGAG aATATCCGCTCTAAGATCAGCATCCGTGCTGAGGACAGGCCTAAAGCTATAGAAGCTCAGGTCCTATCGTACAGTGGCAGTGTTGCGCAGGCTGGAACCTTCAAAGTCAAGCCTGGACAAATA GGGAAGTTTAAGGTGCGTGTCAAGGCCAGTGAGATGGTTGGGGAGCAACATGTGTGCAGTCTGGAGCAGGGTGACAAAAAGGGGAAGATGAGAGTCAAACCGACAACCTTCAGCACAGCTCTGAACATCAACGCAGAAGTGCTCTGTAAAACCTGCGACTGTGAGAAG ACCCCCACTAAAAATGCAGTGCGGTGTACAGGCCACGGGGACCTGGTCTGTGGGAAGTGCCGGTGCTACGGTGGCTG GCTGGGTCCGTTCTGTAACTGCTCAACCAGTGCGTCGCCGGTCGCGGGGAGTTCCTGTCTGGGTCCTGACGCGGGAGAGCCGTGTTCTGGCCGAGGAGATTGCCTCTGTGGAACGTGTGTGTGCTACAACACCGACCAGTACGAGGGGCCCCTCTGTCAGTTTGACAAGTCCCAGTGTCAACGATACGGAGGCTTCCTCTGCAACG accgtGGTCGTTGTTTCATGGGTCAGTGTGCGTGTGCAGAGGGCTGGGAGGGACCGGCCTGTGAGTGTCCCATGAGCAACCAGACCTGTCTGGACACTAAAGGG ggtgtcTGTAACGGGCGTGGTGTGTGTAAGTGCGGTCGCTGTGAGTGCCAGGACTCTGGCCTGGCCATGACCCCCACCTGCGAGGCTAACTTCCAGGCCCAGCTGGGGATGTGTGAGGACAAGAGGAGCTGTGTCCAGTGTCAGGCCTGGAAGACCGGAGAGAAGAAGGCCAGCGACCAGTGTGACCAGTGCCAGTTCAAAGTGGTCATGGTGGACGAGCTCAAGGAAAATAAAGAGGTGATTGAGGCGTGTAGTTTCCGTGACGAGGATGACGACTGTACGTACCACTACACCGTGGACTACCCCGAGGAGCAGACTGACAAGGAACTGGAAGTCCAGGTGCTTAAAAAGAAAG ACTGTCCCCCTGCTGGCTTCCTGTGGCTGATCCCTCTCATCATGTTCCTCATGCTACTGCTGGGTCTACTGCTGCTCTGCTGCTGGAAGTACTGTGCCTGCTGCAAG gcaTGTCTTGCTCTGCTGCCATGCTGTGGAAGAG GCCGTATGGTTGGCTTTAAGGAGGACCAGTACATGCTCCGCCAATCCCTGCTCACCTCTGACCACCTGGACACGCCCCTAGTGAGGACAGGCCCGCCCAAGAGCACCGACGTGGTTCGCTGGAAGATCACCGACAATGTGCACCGATCGCCCAATCACCCGCTGGCGCAGGTCCAGCCCAACCCCAAAGAGACCA TCCAGTTCCCTCTGTCCCTGCGTCTGAACAGGTTGTTCACAGAAGGTTTGTCTCACCCCGACGCCAGAGACACGGAGATGCTGCGCAGGGAGGTTGATGACAac ctgAATGAAGTGTACAAGCATGTTCCTGGAGCCCAGAGGGTTCAGAATACCAAATTTAG attacaGAGGAATGCTGGTAAAAGAAAAGACCACACAATTGTAGACACAGTCGTGTCCGCTCCTCGCTCCAGCTACCCCGACATCGTCAAATTGACTGAGAAAAACGTCCAGTCTGGAAACTTCCAAGATCTCAAAGTGGTGCCGGGCTACTACACAGTGGCTAcagacagag agGCGGCTGGTGCCGTGGAGTTCCAGGAGGGGGTGGAGACGGTGGATGTGCGCGTGCCGCTCTTCATCAAGGAAGATGACGATGATAAGAAGCAGCTGCAGGTGGAGGCGTTGGACGTTCCTCTGGGCATCGCTGAGATAGGGAAACGCTTCgtcaacatcaccatcatcaaaGAACACG ccaaGAGTATTATGTCGTTCCTGCAGCCTTCCTACACCTACAGCCGACAGGACAGAGTGGCTAACATCCCCATTAGCAGAGAGATCATAGAGGACGGACACACACAGGTCACCTACCGCACCCGAGACCTCACCGCCAAGGACaagaag GACTATGTGACAGTGGATGGGGAACTGTCCTACGGGCCAGGGGAGACCCAGCAGACTGTCCCTGTGCGTCTATtggagctgggagagggagacggtCTGCTGAAGGACACACAGGTCAAACAATTTGTCATGGACCTCAGTAACCCAAGACAGGGAGCCAAGCTGGGACGCTACCCCAGAACCACCGTCACCATCACTGACCAACCTG AGCCCAGTGTGATGATGTTTATGAAGAGCACCCAGAACTTCTCCACAGCTGACCCGACCTACTCCGTCCCCGTGGTCCGCACACGCAACCAGGAGGGGCCCGCCACCGTCCACTGGAAGACCCGCAATGCCAAGCGCTTCGAGCTGTCCGGTCCCCTCAAGTTTTCTCCCGGGGAGACTGAGAAGAACATCGTGATCGACCCACGCCCTCACCCTGGACCGGTCAAACCAGAAATCTTCCAGCTGGAGTTGTTTGACCCCAGTACGAACGCCGCGGTCGGGGAGAGGAAGACGACAATGGTCACGATTACTGATGGAG CATTACCAGAGATTGCCCAGAAGCAGCAGCAGGGTAAGGACTTCATCAACCGGACAGCCATGTCTCCTGGTGGTCGTCTCTTCTCTCCCACCAACGTCAAGGCTAAAGCCACTGGCCCACGAAACATCCGTCTCAACTGGGACGCCTTAGGAAGCACCCTGGGCTACAAG GTGAAGTATTGGATCTATGGGGACCCTGAGACTGATGGTCAGGTGATAGATGTGAAGACCACCCACGCTGAGCTGACCAACCTGTACCCCTTCTGTGACTACGAGATGAAGGTGTGTGGCTACAACGCCCTGGGAAACGGAAACTACAGCGACATGGTGCCCTGTCAGACCCTGGAGGACG tcCCCAGTGAGCCCGGTCGTCTTGCGTTCAACGTCATCAGTCCAACTGTCACTCAGGTCAGCTGGGCGGAGCCTGCCGAGACCAACGGTGTCATCACCAACTACGAGGTCCTCTACACACCCATCAATGACAACACAA AGCCGATGGGTGTTGCTAAGAAGGTTAAGATAGACAACCCTAAGAAGAGGATGTTGCTAATTGAGAACCTACAGTCGGCCCAGACCTACTGCTATAAGGTCCGGGCTAAGAACAGCGTTGGCTGGGGTCCATTCAGAGAGGCAACCATCAACCTGGCCTCACAGCCTGTCAGACCCAtgtcca tccCTATCATCCCAGACATCCCAATAGTGGACGCGGAGGCGGGGGATGAGTACGACGGCTACCTGATGTACAGCAGCGAGGTCTTGAGGTCACCAACAGGCTCCAAGAGACCCAGCGTCTCAGACGAAG ACCAAATGAACGGCAGATGGGAACAAAACTTCCTGTTCCCCGGGGGAAATAATTCCATGTCGCGCAGTGCCAATATGTCGTCTTCCAGCTACAGCCAGCTGTCTCCCATGTCCACCCTCAGCTCCAACCACAGAGGAGGGGCCGGAGGTTCCATGACTACGGAGTCCTCCACAACATACCTCTCTGGACAAG GAGGGAACTCGCTCTCCCGCACTCAGGTGATCGGGGGCGGGACGCGCACAGAGAATGTTGTCATGAGGAAGCGGTCAGAGAACCGAGGTTACTATGAGTATGACGACAACATCCGAGATTCCATCGTCATAGGAGACCTGTCCAGTGGATTGTCGGGATACACAGACGGCAAAA GTACTTATGGCTTCAGCCCCACTCAGAcacagtacagctacagtatgtctcagGTCTTGCGGGGCAGGACCCAGTCTGAGGATGTCAACGATGCGCTACTGAATCTGGACAGGGTGCTCCAGG aCTCTCGTTTGGCCTCTGGGGTCCCTGACACCCCCACCAGGTTGGTGTTCTCTGCCCTGGGCCCCACTGCCCTGAAGGTCAGCTGGCAGGAGCCCCACTGTGACAGGGATGTGCTGGGGTACTGTGTTCTCTACCAGCTACTCAATGGAG gtgatatGAAGCGTATAGACGTGTCCAGCCCAGCAGAGAACTCTGTGGTGGTGCAGGACCTGCTGCCTAACCACTCCTACCTGTTCAAGGTGAAGGCTCAGAGTctggagggctggggaccagagagggaaggagtcaTCACCATAGAGTCAGCCGTCAACCCCAACAGCCCACTCAGTCCAATGCCAG gtTCTCCCTTCACTCTGAGCACCCCCAGTGCTCCAGGCCCACTGGTATTCACAGCTCTGTCCCCCGAGGCACTGCAGCTGAGCTGGGACAAACCCCGCAAACCCAACGGAGATATCCTGGGCTACGTGGTCACCTGTGAACAGCTGCACGGAGGAG gtgACATGCGTTCCTTCCAGGTGAGCGGTAACAACGCTGAGACCAGTCTGACGGTTCCGGACCTGAGTGAGAACATGCCATACAAGTTCAAAGTTCAGGCCAGGACGACGCAGGGCTTCGGGCCCGAGAGGGAGGGTATCATCACCATCGAGTCTCAGGATGGGG GTAGCACGTCCCAAATAGGTGGAATAGGTGGTATGTCTCAACTAGGAGGGCTAGGTGGTATGTCCCAAATAGAAGGCCTAGGAGGTATGTCTCAACAAGGAGGCCTAGGTGGTATGTCCCAAATACAAGGCCTAGGAGGTATGTCTCAACAAGGAGGCCTAGGAGGTATGTCTCAACAAGGAGGCCTAGGAGGTATGTCTCAACTAGGAGGGCTAGGTGGTATGTCCCAAATACAAGGCCTAGGAGGTATGTCTCAGTACAGCAGTCAGTCCTTGACCAAGAGAGATGTGTTCCAACTGCCGACAGAGGTCAGCACCCACAGCAACGTCACACACACCATGATCAACGACCCCTACTTCTCAG GGGACGGTATGATGATGACTTCCCAGCACACAGAGACCAGCGGCATGGTAACCCGTCATGTGACTAAGGAGGTGGTCCAGAGGAGCATGCAGGTGGCCGGCTCCAGCAGCGTCACCAAGAAGGTCGAGAGGTCGTTCTATGAGGCTTGA